A single window of Salvia splendens isolate huo1 chromosome 6, SspV2, whole genome shotgun sequence DNA harbors:
- the LOC121807522 gene encoding probable arabinosyltransferase ARAD1: MQKSISRTLLCLSVCVPLLIGALLLGGTLDYKSQFLNFIPQLSNASPCGAGSPPLRVYMYDLPPRFNVGLMDPNFSDAAPVTARNIPAWRWNDGLRRQHSVEYWMMASLLYDGDGESESTTEAVRVMDPDLADAFFVPFFSSLSFNVHVRNMAEIDTVDEKLQLEMVNILRESDYWKRSDGRDHVIPMHHPNAFRHYRDLLNASIFIVADFGRIMNISTLTKDVVAPYPHMVESYSSEDRQDPYNSRETLLFFRGRTHRKDEGIIRAQLYKALNGTKDVIYEEAHASEEGFKASADHMRSSKFCLHPAGDTPSSCRLFDAIVSHCVPVIVSDRIELPYESEIDYKEFSIFISVDEALKPGYLVNELRSVSQEKWTNMWLRLKDISRHFEFQYPPKNEDAVNMIWRQVKAKVPAVKLALHRSRRLKIPDWWR, encoded by the exons ATGCAAAAATCTATAAGCAGAACTCTCCTCTGCTTATCAGTATGCGTCCCTCTACTCATCGGCGCACTGCTGCTCGGCGGAACCCTGGATTACAAATCGCAATTCCTCAATTTCATCCCTCAGCTCAGTAATGCCTCGCCGTGCGGCGCCGGATCGCCGCCTCTCCGAGTCTACATGTACGATCTGCCGCCGCGATTCAATGTCGGATTGATGGACCCTAACTTCTCCGACGCCGCTCCGGTCACCGCCCGGAACATCCCCGCCTGGAGGTGGAACGACGGACTCCGGCGGCAGCACAGTGTGGAGTACTGGATGATGGCGTCACTTCTCTACGACGGGGATGGGGAATCGGAGTCGACCACGGAGGCCGTTCGGGTTATGGACCCCGATTTGGCTGACGCCTTCTTCGTGCCGTTTTTCTCGTCTCTTAGCTTCAATGTTCATGTTCGGAATATGGCGGAGATCGATACTGTGGATGAGAAATTGCAG CTGGAGATGGTAAATATATTAAGAGAATCGGATTACTGGAAGAGGTCTGATGGACGAGATCATGTGATTCCCATGCATCATCCAAATGCTTTCAGACATTATCGTGATCTGCTCAATGCCTCGATATTCATAGTTGCTGATTTTGGGCGCATAATGAACATTTCCACTCTGACAAAAGATGTTGTTGCGCCCTATCCACACATGGTAGAATCATATAGTAGCGAAGACCGTCAAGATCCATACAACTCTCGTGAGACACTTCTTTTCTTCCGCGGGAGGACCCATAGAAAAGAT GAAGGAATTATTCGTGCACAACTTTACAAGGCACTGAATGGAACAAAGGATGTCATTTATGAGGAAGCTCATGCATCAGAAGAAGGCTTCAAAGCG TCTGCTGATCATATGCGTTCATCAAAGTTTTGTCTCCATCCTGCGGGCGACACTCCATCTTCATGTCGTCTATTCGATGCTATCGTCAGCCACTGTGTCCCCGTCATTGTGAGTGACAGAATTGAGCTACCCTACGAAAGTGAAATAGACTACAAGGAGTTCTCCATTTTCATCTCAGTAGATGAAGCGCTTAAACCTGGCTACTTGGTCAATGAGCTCAGGAGCGTTTCACAAGAGAAATGGACAAACATGTGGTTGCGACTCAAAGACATTTCACGCCACTTTGAATTTCAGTATCCTCCCAAGAACGAAGACGCGGTCAATATGATTTGGAGACAGGTGAAGGCGAAAGTTCCCGCAGTTAAGCTTGCATTGCATCGGAGTAGGAGGCTGAAAATACCCGATTGGTGGAGATAA
- the LOC121806528 gene encoding cysteine-rich receptor-like protein kinase 3 isoform X1: protein MIIWWVGVMLLQVVKSDPQTWSLGDGCSNEVVPNDAPNFLTDRDATFRQLRANLSDKFATADTKFSPTSSVYAMAQCRNYLSPADCLACFDAAVRVITTNCSTLGGRAVFDGCFLRYESYNFYQRTGDNWLRCDDVSSSAAGFSEEKTRLLSDLKVATPRMKEYYAASQRNTIVYAVAQCARTVTQLGCQGCLQTAYNSLQDCRDATGGRVTDVACFMRYSNQSFFPGNQTTPLKLPGKGIDEKAVIGGTVGGSLLFVIVATTLMWFKFSRQLKNALIANILGATQLQLPNRYSYTDLKEATNNFSEDNKIGKGAFGAVYKATLRNDTVVAVKKLDMKHSRAKEDFESEVRLISNVHHRNLNRLLGCCTKGSDLLLVYEFMENKSLDRFLYGQNRGLLSWKQRVDIIFGMAKGIAFLHEDYHTTIIHRDIKPGNILLNNHFQAKIADFGLARLLPENQTHASTNFAGTLGYTAPEYAIGGHLSEKVDIYSFGIVMLEIISGRRSTDVTPDSTYEYLLKEAWKLYEKDMHQNLVDVALNLNEYQVEEVKKMVEIAMLCVQSTPSSRPTMSRVIFMLSGDGSVGVQRAVRTPSFSYEVGVHIDNDSLHSTQESASESDATTLLTRGVTLPDPEK, encoded by the exons atgataatttggTGGGTTGGGGTGATGTTATTGCAAGTAGTGAAGTCTGATCCGCAGACATGGAGTTTGGGTGATGGATGCAGCAATGAAGTTGTACCCAACGATGCACCTAACTTTCTCACCGACCGCGATGCCACCTTCCGTCAACTCCGAGCTAATCTCTCGGACAAGTTTGCCACCGCCGACACAAAATTCTCTCCAACCTCCTCTGTTTACGCCATGGCGCAGTGCAGAAACTACTTGTCTCCAGCCGACTGCTTGGCCTGCTTCGACGCCGCTGTACGCGTCATCACCACCAATTGCTCCACACTCGGTGGCCGGGCTGTCTTTGACGGCTGTTTCCTCAg GTATGAGAGCTACAACTTCTACCAAAGGACCGGCGACAATTGGCTAAGATGTGACGATGTTTCATCCTCGGCAGCCGGTTTCTCGGAAGAGAAAACTAGATTGCTGAGTGATCTTAAAGTGGCAACTCCAAGGATGAAAGAGTATTATGCAGCGAGCCAACGAAATACAATTGTTTATGCGGTCGCGCAGTGTGCCCGCACAGTCACGCAACTCGGCTGCCAAGGTTGCTTACAGACGGCATATAATAGCTTACAGGACTGCCGTGATGCAACGGGCGGCAGGGTTACCGATGTTGCCTGTTTTATGAGATATTCCAATCAATCTTTCTTTCCCGGTAATCAGACAACACCTCTCAAACTACCGGGAAAAg GAATCGATGAAAAGGCAGTGATAGGGGGAACGGTTGGAGGTTCCCTACTATTTGTAATTGTAGCAACTACACTCATGTGGTTCAAGTTTTCAAGGCAGCTCAAGAACGCTCTAATAG CTAATATATTGGGGGCTACGCAGTTGCAACTTCCGAATAGATATAGCTACACTGATTTGAAAGAAGCAACAAACAATTTCAGTGAGgataataaaataggaaaaggTGCTTTTGGTGCCGTCTACAAG GCGACATTGAGAAATGATACGGTTGTAGCAGTGAAGAAGCTGGATATGAAACATAGTAGAGCAAAGGAAGATTTCGAGAGCGAAGTGAGACTTATTAGTAATGTTCATCATCGCAACCTAAACCGTCTCTTGGGATGCTGCACAAAGGGATCTGACCTGCTTCTTGTTTATGAGTTCATGGAGAACAAAAGCCTCGATAGATTCTTATACG GTCAAAATCGAGGATTGTTGAGCTGGAAACAACGTGTGGATATAATATTTGGTATGGCAAAGGGGATTGCATTTTTGCACGAGGATTACCACACAACCATCATACATCGAGACATCAAACCGGGCAATATCCTACTCAACAATCACTTCCAAGCTAAGATTGCGGATTTTGGTTTGGCGAGGCTTCTCCCTGAGAATCAGACACATGCCAGTACTAACTTTGCAGGAACATT GGGGTATACAGCACCGGAGTACGCCATCGGGGGTCATTTATCTGAGAAGGTCGACATCTACAGCTTCGGAATTGTGATGCTTGAAATCATCAGCGGCAGAAGATCCACTGATGTCACCCCAGATTCCACCTATGAATATTTACTTAAAGAG GCATGGAAGTTATACGAGAAAGACATGCACCAAAACCTAGTTGACGTGGCATTGAACTTGAACGAATATCAAGTGGAAGAAGTGAAAAAAATGGTGGAGATTGCTATGCTTTGTGTTCAGTCAACGCCTTCTTCGAGGCCAACCATGTCTCGGGTCATTTTCATGCTTTCCGGCGATGGATCCGTTGGGGTGCAGAGGGCTGTCCGAACGCCGTCTTTTAGTTATGAAGTTGGAGTTCATATTGATAATGACAGTTTGCATTCTACACAAGAATCTGCCTCCGAATCTGATGCAACTACCTTACTCACTCGTGGAGTGACACTCCCTGATCCAGAAAAATAA
- the LOC121806528 gene encoding cysteine-rich receptor-like protein kinase 3 isoform X3, giving the protein MIIWWVGVMLLQVVKSDPQTWSLGDGCSNEVVPNDAPNFLTDRDATFRQLRANLSDKFATADTKFSPTSSVYAMAQCRNYLSPADCLACFDAAVRVITTNCSTLGGRAVFDGCFLRYESYNFYQRTGDNWLRCDDVSSSAAGFSEEKTRLLSDLKVATPRMKEYYAASQRNTIVYAVAQCARTVTQLGCQGCLQTAYNSLQDCRDATGGRVTDVACFMRYSNQSFFPGNQTTPLKLPGKGIDEKAVIGGTVGGSLLFVIVATTLMWFKFSRQLKNALIANILGATQLQLPNRYSYTDLKEATNNFSEDNKIGKGAFGAVYKATLRNDTVVAVKKLDMKHSRAKEDFESEVRLISNVHHRNLNRLLGCCTKGSDLLLVYEFMENKSLDRFLYGQNRGLLSWKQRVDIIFGMAKGIAFLHEDYHTTIIHRDIKPGNILLNNHFQAKIADFGLARLLPENQTHASTNFAGTLGYTAPEYAIGGHLSEKVDIYSFGIVMLEIISGRRSTDVTPDSTYEYLLKEAWKLYEKDMHQNLVDVALNLNEYQVEEVKKMVEIAMLCVQSTPSSRPTMSRVIFMLSGDGSVGVQRAVRTPSFSYEVGVHIDNDSLHSTQESASESDATTLLTRGVTLPDPEK; this is encoded by the exons atgataatttggTGGGTTGGGGTGATGTTATTGCAAGTAGTGAAGTCTGATCCGCAGACATGGAGTTTGGGTGATGGATGCAGCAATGAAGTTGTACCCAACGATGCACCTAACTTTCTCACCGACCGCGATGCCACCTTCCGTCAACTCCGAGCTAATCTCTCGGACAAGTTTGCCACCGCCGACACAAAATTCTCTCCAACCTCCTCTGTTTACGCCATGGCGCAGTGCAGAAACTACTTGTCTCCAGCCGACTGCTTGGCCTGCTTCGACGCCGCTGTACGCGTCATCACCACCAATTGCTCCACACTCGGTGGCCGGGCTGTCTTTGACGGCTGTTTCCTCAg GTATGAGAGCTACAACTTCTACCAAAGGACCGGCGACAATTGGCTAAGATGTGACGATGTTTCATCCTCGGCAGCCGGTTTCTCGGAAGAGAAAACTAGATTGCTGAGTGATCTTAAAGTGGCAACTCCAAGGATGAAAGAGTATTATGCAGCGAGCCAACGAAATACAATTGTTTATGCGGTCGCGCAGTGTGCCCGCACAGTCACGCAACTCGGCTGCCAAGGTTGCTTACAGACGGCATATAATAGCTTACAGGACTGCCGTGATGCAACGGGCGGCAGGGTTACCGATGTTGCCTGTTTTATGAGATATTCCAATCAATCTTTCTTTCCCGGTAATCAGACAACACCTCTCAAACTACCGGGAAAAg GAATCGATGAAAAGGCAGTGATAGGGGGAACGGTTGGAGGTTCCCTACTATTTGTAATTGTAGCAACTACACTCATGTGGTTCAAGTTTTCAAGGCAGCTCAAGAACGCTCTAATAG CTAATATATTGGGGGCTACGCAGTTGCAACTTCCGAATAGATATAGCTACACTGATTTGAAAGAAGCAACAAACAATTTCAGTGAGgataataaaataggaaaaggTGCTTTTGGTGCCGTCTACAAG GCGACATTGAGAAATGATACGGTTGTAGCAGTGAAGAAGCTGGATATGAAACATAGTAGAGCAAAGGAAGATTTCGAGAGCGAAGTGAGACTTATTAGTAATGTTCATCATCGCAACCTAAACCGTCTCTTGGGATGCTGCACAAAGGGATCTGACCTGCTTCTTGTTTATGAGTTCATGGAGAACAAAAGCCTCGATAGATTCTTATACG GTCAAAATCGAGGATTGTTGAGCTGGAAACAACGTGTGGATATAATATTTGGTATGGCAAAGGGGATTGCATTTTTGCACGAGGATTACCACACAACCATCATACATCGAGACATCAAACCGGGCAATATCCTACTCAACAATCACTTCCAAGCTAAGATTGCGGATTTTGGTTTGGCGAGGCTTCTCCCTGAGAATCAGACACATGCCAGTACTAACTTTGCAGGAACATT GGGGTATACAGCACCGGAGTACGCCATCGGGGGTCATTTATCTGAGAAGGTCGACATCTACAGCTTCGGAATTGTGATGCTTGAAATCATCAGCGGCAGAAGATCCACTGATGTCACCCCAGATTCCACCTATGAATATTTACTTAAAGAG GCATGGAAGTTATACGAGAAAGACATGCACCAAAACCTAGTTGACGTGGCATTGAACTTGAACGAATATCAAGTGGAAGAAGTGAAAAAAATGGTGGAGATTGCTATGCTTTGTGTTCAGTCAACGCCTTCTTCGAGGCCAACCATGTCTCGGGTCATTTTCATGCTTTCCGGCGATGGATCCGTTGGGGTGCAGAGGGCTGTCCGAACGCCGTCTTTTAGTTATGAAGTTGGAGTTCATATTGATAATGACAGTTTGCATTCTACACAAGAATCTGCCTCCGAAT CTGATGCAACTACCTTACTCACTCGTGGAGTGACACTCCCTGATCCAGAAAAATAA
- the LOC121806528 gene encoding cysteine-rich receptor-like protein kinase 3 isoform X2, producing the protein MIIWWVGVMLLQVVKSDPQTWSLGDGCSNEVVPNDAPNFLTDRDATFRQLRANLSDKFATADTKFSPTSSVYAMAQCRNYLSPADCLACFDAAVRVITTNCSTLGGRAVFDGCFLRYESYNFYQRTGDNWLRCDDVSSSAAGFSEEKTRLLSDLKVATPRMKEYYAASQRNTIVYAVAQCARTVTQLGCQGCLQTAYNSLQDCRDATGGRVTDVACFMRYSNQSFFPGNQTTPLKLPGKGIDEKAVIGGTVGGSLLFVIVATTLMWFKFSRQLKNALIANILGATQLQLPNRYSYTDLKEATNNFSEDNKIGKGAFGAVYKATLRNDTVVAVKKLDMKHSRAKEDFESEVRLISNVHHRNLNRLLGCCTKGSDLLLVYEFMENKSLDRFLYGQNRGLLSWKQRVDIIFGMAKGIAFLHEDYHTTIIHRDIKPGNILLNNHFQAKIADFGLARLLPENQTHASTNFAGTLGYTAPEYAIGGHLSEKVDIYSFGIVMLEIISGRRSTDVTPDSTYEYLLKEAWKLYEKDMHQNLVDVALNLNEYQVEEVKKMVEIAMLCVQSTPSSRPTMSRVIFMLSGDGSVGVQRAVRTPSFSYEVGVHIDNDSLHSTQESASESDATTLLTRGVTLPDPEK; encoded by the exons atgataatttggTGGGTTGGGGTGATGTTATTGCAAGTAGTGAAGTCTGATCCGCAGACATGGAGTTTGGGTGATGGATGCAGCAATGAAGTTGTACCCAACGATGCACCTAACTTTCTCACCGACCGCGATGCCACCTTCCGTCAACTCCGAGCTAATCTCTCGGACAAGTTTGCCACCGCCGACACAAAATTCTCTCCAACCTCCTCTGTTTACGCCATGGCGCAGTGCAGAAACTACTTGTCTCCAGCCGACTGCTTGGCCTGCTTCGACGCCGCTGTACGCGTCATCACCACCAATTGCTCCACACTCGGTGGCCGGGCTGTCTTTGACGGCTGTTTCCTCAg GTATGAGAGCTACAACTTCTACCAAAGGACCGGCGACAATTGGCTAAGATGTGACGATGTTTCATCCTCGGCAGCCGGTTTCTCGGAAGAGAAAACTAGATTGCTGAGTGATCTTAAAGTGGCAACTCCAAGGATGAAAGAGTATTATGCAGCGAGCCAACGAAATACAATTGTTTATGCGGTCGCGCAGTGTGCCCGCACAGTCACGCAACTCGGCTGCCAAGGTTGCTTACAGACGGCATATAATAGCTTACAGGACTGCCGTGATGCAACGGGCGGCAGGGTTACCGATGTTGCCTGTTTTATGAGATATTCCAATCAATCTTTCTTTCCCGGTAATCAGACAACACCTCTCAAACTACCGGGAAAAg GAATCGATGAAAAGGCAGTGATAGGGGGAACGGTTGGAGGTTCCCTACTATTTGTAATTGTAGCAACTACACTCATGTGGTTCAAGTTTTCAAGGCAGCTCAAGAACGCTCTAATAG CTAATATATTGGGGGCTACGCAGTTGCAACTTCCGAATAGATATAGCTACACTGATTTGAAAGAAGCAACAAACAATTTCAGTGAGgataataaaataggaaaaggTGCTTTTGGTGCCGTCTACAAG GCGACATTGAGAAATGATACGGTTGTAGCAGTGAAGAAGCTGGATATGAAACATAGTAGAGCAAAGGAAGATTTCGAGAGCGAAGTGAGACTTATTAGTAATGTTCATCATCGCAACCTAAACCGTCTCTTGGGATGCTGCACAAAGGGATCTGACCTGCTTCTTGTTTATGAGTTCATGGAGAACAAAAGCCTCGATAGATTCTTATACG GTCAAAATCGAGGATTGTTGAGCTGGAAACAACGTGTGGATATAATATTTGGTATGGCAAAGGGGATTGCATTTTTGCACGAGGATTACCACACAACCATCATACATCGAGACATCAAACCGGGCAATATCCTACTCAACAATCACTTCCAAGCTAAGATTGCGGATTTTGGTTTGGCGAGGCTTCTCCCTGAGAATCAGACACATGCCAGTACTAACTTTGCAGGAACATT GGGGTATACAGCACCGGAGTACGCCATCGGGGGTCATTTATCTGAGAAGGTCGACATCTACAGCTTCGGAATTGTGATGCTTGAAATCATCAGCGGCAGAAGATCCACTGATGTCACCCCAGATTCCACCTATGAATATTTACTTAAAGAG GCATGGAAGTTATACGAGAAAGACATGCACCAAAACCTAGTTGACGTGGCATTGAACTTGAACGAATATCAAGTGGAAGAAGTGAAAAAAATGGTGGAGATTGCTATGCTTTGTGTTCAGTCAACGCCTTCTTCGAGGCCAACCATGTCTCGGGTCATTTTCATGCTTTCCGGCGATGGATCCGTTGGGGTGCAGAGGGCTGTCCGAACGCCGTCTTTTAGTTATGAAG TTGGAGTTCATATTGATAATGACAGTTTGCATTCTACACAAGAATCTGCCTCCGAATCTGATGCAACTACCTTACTCACTCGTGGAGTGACACTCCCTGATCCAGAAAAATAA